The following DNA comes from Terriglobia bacterium.
GTCGCCCTCAGCTACACCTCCGTTTGGCGAAACGTGCCCATCTGCCTGCGCGAAATCAGGGTCAACGGCGGCCCGCGCTACGCCTTGGATGGGCGGCTGGGATCGCTGCTGGCGAGCCTGCCGCCTTCTTCGACCCTACTGATGTTCCTCGGCGACCATGGCGGCGCGCTCGAGCGGGCCTCGATCCCCATGAAGCGCACCATCAATGAAGGGACTAAGAACGTGTGGGACGCCGCCCTGCGCGCGCCCGCCGCGAATGCGGATTTTGTGATTTCCGGCACCGGCGACCCGGTGGCAGAGGCGGTGGCGCTGCATCCCGAGAATTTGGAATTGCTGATCGTGGTGCAGACTGCGGGCCAAGTGCCGGTGAGAATCTATAGGAGCAGGCATTAGGGTTTTAGGCTTTAGGTTTTAGGCGTTAGGCTTTAGGCTGCCTAAGACCTGAATCCTAACGCCTAAGACCCAAAAATATGTCCGCCATTCCATTCACCAAGGCTCACGCATGCGGCAACGACTTCCTGCTCATTGAGGGCAAGCACGCCCCCAAGGATCTGGAGGCGTTTGCGGTTAAGATCTTCGACTGGCATCAAGGCGTTGGTGCCGACGGCGTCCTGTTTAACGCCGACGGCTCTGAGGCCGAAATCTCCGGCAATGGCACGCGCTGCGTCGCCGCCCACCTGGTGGCGCAGAAAAAACGCGACAAGCTGACCATCCGTACCGGCGCGGGCATCAAGACCTGCGCCCTCATCCGTCACGAAGGGCATCATTTTGAATTTGAAATCGCCATGGGCGAGCCGCAGGTCGGCGATCCGTTTTCCCTCAAGATGGCTTTCGGCGAGCAGCTTGGCATTCCGGTCTCAATGGGCAACCCGCACTTTGTGTTGTTCGTGGATGAGTTCGTTCCCGGATGGCAGGCGGAGGCGAGCGAGATCGAGCATCATCACGACTTCAAGTTTGGCACGAACGTTGAGCTGGTACGCATTCTAGCCAAAGGAGAAATTGAAATCCGAATTTTCGAGCGTGGGGTGGGCGAAACGCGCTCCTCGGGTACCGGATCGTGCGCCGCCGCCGTGGCCGCAATCGCCAGCGGACGGGCGCAGTCGCCGCTGCGCGTGACATCGCCCGGCGGCTCGCAGACGGTGCGCTGGGAACGCGAGGTCTTCCTCACCGGCCCGGCGGAGATTGTGTGTCGTGGAGAATTTTTCATCGGGTGATCTGGTGATCGGGTGATCGGGCGATCTGCGCAGCGAAAGGCGACCGACGACAAGCAGCCGAAAACCTAACGCCTAAAACCTAAAGCCCGAAGCCTCATCGCTGCTACCATGAACGCAATGCCGGGCGTGCGAAACGATTCATCCAAGACGCCAACTCTGCTCAAGCCTCCCGCGCTCCGTCCCGGCGACCGCGTGGGGATTGTCGCGCCCGCCAGCTATTTCAAGCGCGAGCTATTCGATCGCGGTGTGGCGGCGCTGCGCCGGATGGGATACGAGCCCGTATTCCTCGACACCATCTTCGACCGCGATCTCTATTTTGCCGGTTCGGCCGCCAGACGAGCTCGCGAACTGGAAGGCATGTTCTCCCGCGATGACATCCGCGCCATCCTCTGTGTGCGCGGCGGTTACGGCGCCAATTACCTGCTGCCGCATATCGACCTGGACATCGTCCGCAAGCATCCCAAAATTTTTGCCGGCTACAGCGACGTCACCTGCCTGCTCACATGGTTCCACGATGCTGCCGGCCTGGTGACGTTTCACGGTCCCATGATCACCGGTGATTTCGCCCGCGAGCACGGCGTCAACGAAATGTCGTGGCAGGCGGCGACTGCGGGGAACTTCAACTGGGAACTGGCTTCGCACCAGGTGTTCGGACTCAATCCGATGGTGCCGGGCCACGCCGAGGGCGCGCTCTACGGCGGCTGCCTGTCCATCCTGGTGGCTTCGCTCGGCACCCCCTACGAAGCGCAGACGGAAGGCAAGCTGCTTTTTTTGGAAGACGTCGGCGCCAAGCCTTACCAGATCGATCGTATGCTGATGCAGATGAAGTTCGCGGGAAAGTTCCGCGACGTGCGCGGCATCATCTTCGGCGAGATGATGGACTGCATCCAGTCGCCCGACCAGCCCTACACCTTGCAGGAAATCGTGCAGAGAATTGTCGGCGATCTCCGGATTCCCATCGCGTATGGCTTGAGATCGGGACACGTCTCGCGCGAAAATGCAACCTTGCCTTTTGGGGTGAAAGTGGCGCTCACCGTGACCGCGGAAACCGTCCGCCTCGAGTTTCTGGAAAGTGCGGTGGCGGCGCGGGGAATTGCAACATCGGGTGATCGGACGAGCGGGTGATCTGAAATAAAGATGGAGCGCGCTCGCCCTCGAGCGCGTTTCAATCGGCAATCGGCAATCGACCATCGAAAATGGTTTTGCGTTAACTCATGTCGAAGCACGTTCATCTGATCGGTATCTGTGGCACCGCCATGGCATCGCTGGCGGGCATGCTGAAGCAGCGCGGCTTCGATGTCCGCGGCTCCGACACCGCCGTCTATCCGCCGATGTCGGATTTCCTCGCCTCGCTCGACATTCCGGTTGCGCAGCCCTACGCCGCCCAAAACCTCGATCCCCGCCCTGACCTGGTCATTGTCGGCAATGCCATCTCCCGCGGAAACCCTGAGCTGGAGCGCGTTTTGAACGACCGCATCCCGTTTCAGTCCATGGCCCAGTTGCTCTACGACGAATTCCTGCGCGGCCGCGAAATCATCAGTGTCGCGGGCACGCACGGCAAGACGACCACCACCTCCATGCTGGCGTGGATCTTCGAAGCCGCCGGCCGCCGCCCGTCGTTCCTCATCGGCGGCATCGCGGAAAATTTCCGCGCCAGCTTCAAACTGGACGGCGGGCGCCACTTCATCATCGAGGGCGACGAGTACGACACCGCCTTTTTCGACAAGGGCCCGAAGTTCCTGCACTACTTTCCCGACGCCGTCGTGCTCACTTCCGTCGAGTTCGATCACGCCGACATCTACAAGGACCTTGACTCGGTGAAGACCGCCTTCAAGCGCCTGGTCAACCTGGTGCCGCAGCGCGGGCGCATCATCGCATGGGACGGCGCGCCCGAGGTGGACGAATGTGTCGCGCGCGCCTTCTGCCCTGTCGAACGCTACGGCTTTGCCGGCGAGTCGCACTGGCGCGTCACCGGCGTCCGCTACGATACCGACCGCACCCGCTGGTCGGTGCTGCGCCAAGGAAAGCCTTGGGCGGAGTTCGATTTCGCGCTCGCCGGCGAGTACAACGTGCTCAACGCCACCGCTGCCGCGGCCATGGCGTCCACTTCCGGCATTGACGCCGCGCAGATCGCCGAAGCGTTGAGCACCTTCCAGAGCGTGAAGCGCCGCCTGGAGGTGAAGGCCGAAATCGGCGGCATCACCATCATCGACGATTTTGCGCATCATCCCACCGCCATAGCCGAAGCGCTGAAGGCGCTGCACACGCGCTATCCCGGACGCCGCTTGTGGGCCGTGCTGGAGCCGCGCTCGAACACGCTGCGCCGCAACGTCTTCCACGAAGCTTTGGCGCAAAGCCTCTCCATGGCCGACGAGGTGATCGTAGCCGGCATCTTTAAGTCGGAGGCGATTCCGCAGGCCGAGCGGCTCGATGTCGGCGAGGTCGTGCTGGCAGTCCGCCGCCGTGGCACGCCGGCGCGGCAATTGCCCGATGCTGACGCCATCGTCAGTGCCATCGTGCCCGAACTGCGCTCCGGCGACGTGGTCGCCATTCTTTCCAATGGCGGCTTCGGCGGCATCTATGAGAAGCTTCCGCGTTCGCTGAAAAGCCGCGAGGTCTCCGCGAAAGCGTGAACTACTCCCGCATGAAAAGACCCACATCTGCCAAACCCGGGCAGATGTGGGCCACCCTCGTTCTTATCCTTGTATGTAGCTGGCCGGCCCTGGCGCAGACGGCCGCGCCGGTTACGCCCGAGCAGGGAACTGGTCCAGGCCACGTCGGCGGCGTCAACATCGAGGTCGGCTATACCGTTTCGTTAAAGAGTGCGGCGCAGCATATCGTGCATGTATCTATGCGTGTCCGCCCGCTTGCCCCGAAGCACTCCTACCAGCTGCAGCTTCCCGTGTGGAACGCGCTCTACCAGGTTCGCGATTTCGCGCAGTATGTCCGAGCGGTTGCGGCTCACGACAATGGCGGTGTTGCACTGAACGTGACGCTAGTCGACAAAACGACGTGGAAAGTGGATGCGCAGGGTCCCCTGACCTTCGAATATGACGTGCTCGCCGACAACGCCGGACCGTTCGGGGCGGAGTTGAATGAGCATCATGCGTTCTTGAACCTTGCCGAAATCCTGATGTACCCGCTTGGATTGAGGGACGGCTGGTTGCAGGTGGTGTTCACGGACGTTCCCACAGCCTGGAAGCTTGCGACATCGCTGCGGCAAATCCGCACGAATCTATTGCTCGCCCGCAATTACGATGAGCTGGTCGATTCTCCCGTTGAGCTAGGAACGTTTCAGGAATCTGTTTTGCAAGAACCCGGCGCAACCTACCGCGTCGTGGTGGATGCCAATCCGGGCGATTACGACATGAGCGCGATCACCGGGATGGCTCATAACCTCGCAATCACCGAGGTTGAATGGATGCAGGACCGTCCGTTCGGCGAGTACGTTTTCATCTACCACTTCCCGCGCGGCCCCGCGGGCGGCGGCATGGAGCACGCCTACTCCACCGCGATCGACGCCTCCGCCGACCGCGTCAAGCGCAACCCGCTGTCGCTCGCCGACGTCACTGCCCACGAATTTTTTCACCTGTGGAACGTGAAGCGCATCCGCCCGCAGTCTCTGGAACCGGTGGACTACACCAAGGAGCAGTACACGCGCGCGCTGTGGTTCAGCGAAGGCGTCACCTCCACTGTCGCCGACTACATGCGGGTGCGCGCCGGCTATCTCGACGAGAAAGGATTCCTCTCCGAACTCGCCGCCGACATCCGTTACTTGGAATCCCGCCCGGCGCGCCTGACCCAATCCGTGGAAGAATCCAGTCTCGATACCTGGCTGGAGAAATATCCGCCGTATGAGTCACCGCAGCGCTCGATTTCCTACTACAACAAGGGCGAGATCCTCGGCATGCTGCTTGACTTGCAAATGCGCGAGGCGAGCGCCGGCAAGCGGTCGTTGCGCGACCTTTTCCTCTGGATGAACGACCATTACGCCAAGCAGGGCAAATTCTTTCCCGATTCCCGCGGTGTTGAGGAAGCCGCGGAGGCGGTCACGGGCGCCGACTTCCGTGAATTTTTCGCGCGCTTCGTCGCCGGCGCCGATGCCATTCCGTACGATGAGTTTTTCGCGACCGTCGGTCTTCGTCTCGACAAGCAAACCGTCGTGCTCCCCGATCCCGGTTTCCGCACCGTCCGCCGCCCGGCCAACGCCGCGATCGTGGTATCGGTGAATGCCGACAGCGAAGCCGAAAAGGCGGGCCTGCGCCCCGGCGATATCGTTCAGCAGGTCAACGGGAGGGCGCCCGCCGAGGCGCCGGAGAATAATCTGATGACCCTGCGCATCGGCGACACCGTGGACCTGCGAGTTTCCGGCGCCACCGGCGCGCGTCGCGTGAAATTCAAGCTCGCCGGCACGCCGGCTGAGAACTACGCGCTGGTGGAGCGCGAAGGCGTTACCGAGGCCCAGCGTGCCCGCCGTGCCGCCTGGATCCGCGGCGACTCGGAATAAACAGTTTCAGTTTCAGTTTCGAGTTTCAGAAGACCGGACCTGATAGCCAATGCGCACGCTGCTCATCCTCGCCTGGTGGACGCTGATGACGCCCCTCACTGCTTTGCTGACGCTGCCGGTTGCGCTGCTCACCGGCAACAGCGATTTCCTCTATCGCGCCAGCATGTGGGTGGTGCGCGTCGGCGTCAGGCTCGCCGGCGTTCGCCTCCAGATCGTCGGACGCGACCAGCTTGATCCCGCCCGAACCTACATCTTCATGTCGAACCATGTCTCCAATCTTGACCCGCCGGTGCTCATCCCGCTTCTGCCCGGGCGCACTTCGGTGCTGGTCAAAAAGGAGTTGTTCCGCATTCCCATTCTCGGGTTCGCGATGCGCGTCGCCCGCCTTGTCCCGGTGGACCGCCGCAATCGCGATGCCGCCATCGCCAGCGTGCGCGCCGCCGCCGATGTGATCCGCTCCGGCCTGAGCATGACCATCTTTCCCGAAGGCACCCGCTCGTTGGATGGCCGCCTGCAGCCGCTCAAGAAAGGTCCCTTCTATCTCGCCATTGAATCCGGTTGCCCGATCGTGCCGGTCACGCTGCTCGGCACCTACGAAATCCTGCCGAAAGGGAAGCGGCTGATCGCGCCGGAGAAGGCAGTGGCGCAGATCGTTTTTCACCCGCCGATCTCACCCCAGGATTTTCCGGATCGCGACGCCCTCATCGCCGCGGTGCGCGATTCCATCGCCAGCGCGCTGCCGGAGGATCGAAGATAGAAGCTCACCACGGAGACACGGAGTAATGAGGACCTGATTTGGTAATTTCGTAATTTGGTGATCTGGTAATTCTGCCGGCCCTTCTCGGCAGAGATTATGGACTGAGACCGTTTTTCCGATTACCAAATTACCAAATTACAAAATTACCAAATCCCCTCCGTGTCTCCGTGGTGGAAGGGATACTCGCGCGCGACTGCGTCTTCCCGAAAATCGGCAATCGGCAATCGAAAATCGGAAATGGTTTTGTAGTTGGTTTACTTCGAGAACAGGTGCCCCATCTTCTCTTTCTTGGTCCTGAGGTACCGCTTGGAGTGCGCTGACCGCGGCTCCGGCTCGCACGGCACGCGCTCCCGCACCGCGATCCCCGCGGCCTCCACCGCCGCCACTTTGTCCGGGTTATTTGACAGGAGCTTAATCTCCTTCAGATCCAGCGCCTTCAGCACCTCGACCGGCAGCGCGTACTGGCGGCAGTCGGCGGCGAACCCCAGCTTCTCGTTTGCCTCCACCGTGTCTAGGCCGCGGTCCTGCAGTTCGTAGGCCTGCAGCTTCGCCATCAGCCCGATGCCGCGCCCTTCCTGCTGCTCGTAGACCAGAACGCCGCAACCGGCCGCGGCGATCATCTCCAGCGCCATCTCCAGTTGCTGGCGGCAATCGCAGCGCAGCGATCCGAACACGTCGCCGGTCAGGCACTGCGAGTGGATGCGCACCAGCGGAGCGCGCGCGTGAATGTCGCCCATGACCAGCGCGACCGCGGTTTCCTTGCGCCGCTCGCCGCTTCCGTTCGACCCCGTGGGGAACTGGCCTTCGAACCCGACGATGCGGAACTGTCCCCAGCGGGTGGGAAAATCCGCTTCGGCGAGCTTGCGCACATGTTTCGATGGCGTCACAGCTTCATTATATTCGCCCGCGCTGGGGCACGGCGGCGCGGAACCCGGTCACACTGCGATGTGATCGAGATGGCCGCCAGCGATTGGTTACGCGTGCTCGCGCGCCCCTTGACTGGCGGGGCTCGGCGCGCTGCTGCTAAAATCAATTTACTCGTGGGCCTGTAGCTCAGCTGGGAGAGCGCATCGTTCGCAACGATGAGGTCACCGGTTCGATCCCGGTCAGGTCCACCATTTCCAACCACGTAGGACACCCTTCAGACGATGCGCTCGTGTTCGTAGCCTGCTTCCTCGAGGGCGCGGATCAGTTGATCGCAGTGCTCATGGCCGCGTGTTTCCATGGTCAGATCGATCACCGTGTGGCTGAGCTTGGCGCCATGAAAGGCGCGGTGGTAGCTGGTCTCGACGATGTTGACGCGGTTGCGGGCGATCACTTCGGTCAAGCGGTGCAGCGCGCCGGGATGATCGGGCAGGGGAATTCTCAGCCTCACCAGCCGCCCGTCTTTGACCAGGCCGCGCTCGATAATGCGGGAAAGCAGGGTGACGTCCATGTTGCCGCCCGAGACGATGGCGGCTACGCGTTTGCCGGCCAGGGACAGCTTGCCATGCATCAGCGCCGCCACCGCGACTGCGCCCGCGCCTTCCGCCAAAGTCTTTTCACGTTCCAGCAGCAGCAGCACGGCGGCCGCGATCTCTTCCTCGTCCACCAGCACCAGATCGTCGACCAGGCGCGCGACAATCGGCATGGTCTTCTCGCCTGCCGATCGCACCGCGATGCCGTCTGCAATGGTTGATTTGCCGGCCAAATGGACCGGCTTGCCGTGCTTCACCGCCTCCAGCATCGAGGGCAGCAAGGCCGTCTGAACGCCGATCACCTGAATCGACGGATTGATTTCCTTGAGCGCCACGGCGATGCCCGCAATCAACCCTCCGCCACCAACCGGAACCACGACCGCGTCGAGCTTCGGCAGTTGATCCACCAACTCCAGAGCCAGGGTTCCCTGGCCGGCCATCACTCGTTCGTCGTCAAACGGATGAATAAAGATCGCCCCGTTCTGGCGGCAACGCTCCAGGGCTGCACCAAACGTATCGTCAAAATTTGTGCCTTCCAGCACCACTTCGGCGCCCCAGGCGCGAGTAGCCGATACCTTGATCAGCGGCGTGGTGAGCGGCATCCAGATCTCTGCTTTGAGGCTCAGTCGCGCAGCATGGTAGGCCACCGCCTGGGCATGATTGCCGGCCGAAGCTGTCACCAGAGCTTGTTGGCGCTCGGCAGGCGTGAGCGCGAGCAGACGGTTCAGTGCGCCGCGCTCTTTGTAGGAGCCGGTGCGTTGCAGATTCTCAAGCTTCAGAAAAACGGTGCCACCTGTCAGCTCCGACAGCGCGCGCGACACCGTACAGGGTGAGGCCGGGATCGCCTCACGAATCCGGGCCGCCGCCAGGCGTATCTCGTTCAGCGTGACACCGCTGGTCGCTGGCAGGGCTGGGATCGGAAGATTCGGCGCACCCTCTTTTGCGGTTGGTTGCAGCATGTGCCTTGTGTCTCCTTTGCTTTGAGGGAACAAATGAAAAGGCCGCCACCGGTTGCGGGATGACGGCCTTTCGAGCAGAGCTGAAGGTTCGGCGTCGTCACCCGCTCAGTGGCGGGCTAATAATTCGCACGACGACGGCGATAGCGACGGTGCGCTCGAGCCGGCACGAGACGGCTGTGCCATAGCCGGCGGCAACGTGATGACGATCGCTTTGGGTCGAAGCGCACATCGCAAAATCTGCTGTCTTGTAGCACTGTTAATGCTGCGAATTCCAATTGATTATGTTGATGCGGCGCAACTGAAAAAGTAATCACGGGCTGCTGGCCCGAGGAGATGGGGCTGCGCCCGTTTTGTCGTGTCCCGATCTATCACAGGAAAAAGTGACGTGTGTCACAGCGCGGACGACTGCCCTCCCGGTACAAGAGGATTTCTGTATCAAGAGGTCACCAATGCTCTCCGCCACCTCCGAATACGCCCTGCGCGCGCTCAGCCGGCTGGCTCAGCTCTCTCGCGGCGAAGCCATCCTCGGCCGCGACCTGTCCAAAGCGACCGGCGTGCCCCAGCAGTACCTGGCGAAGATCATGCTCTCGCTGCGCAATGCCGGGCTGGTGTTGGCCACCCGCGGTACCGGCGGCGGCTACATGTTGCTCCGTCCCGCCGACGCCATTCACCTCATCGATGTCGTCAGCCTCTTCGAAGGCCCTTCCACCTGGCCGCATTGTTTGCTGCGCGGCGATCGAAAATGCACCTCGGACAAGCCCTGCACGGCCCACGCCCACTGGGGCAAGGTCCGCGACGGCTACCTCGAATTTCTCGAGCGCACCACGCTCATTGACATTACGGAGGGCAACGCGCATGAGACGCAGCTCACCCGCCCT
Coding sequences within:
- a CDS encoding PDZ domain-containing protein, which translates into the protein MKRPTSAKPGQMWATLVLILVCSWPALAQTAAPVTPEQGTGPGHVGGVNIEVGYTVSLKSAAQHIVHVSMRVRPLAPKHSYQLQLPVWNALYQVRDFAQYVRAVAAHDNGGVALNVTLVDKTTWKVDAQGPLTFEYDVLADNAGPFGAELNEHHAFLNLAEILMYPLGLRDGWLQVVFTDVPTAWKLATSLRQIRTNLLLARNYDELVDSPVELGTFQESVLQEPGATYRVVVDANPGDYDMSAITGMAHNLAITEVEWMQDRPFGEYVFIYHFPRGPAGGGMEHAYSTAIDASADRVKRNPLSLADVTAHEFFHLWNVKRIRPQSLEPVDYTKEQYTRALWFSEGVTSTVADYMRVRAGYLDEKGFLSELAADIRYLESRPARLTQSVEESSLDTWLEKYPPYESPQRSISYYNKGEILGMLLDLQMREASAGKRSLRDLFLWMNDHYAKQGKFFPDSRGVEEAAEAVTGADFREFFARFVAGADAIPYDEFFATVGLRLDKQTVVLPDPGFRTVRRPANAAIVVSVNADSEAEKAGLRPGDIVQQVNGRAPAEAPENNLMTLRIGDTVDLRVSGATGARRVKFKLAGTPAENYALVEREGVTEAQRARRAAWIRGDSE
- a CDS encoding threonine ammonia-lyase, whose translation is MLQPTAKEGAPNLPIPALPATSGVTLNEIRLAAARIREAIPASPCTVSRALSELTGGTVFLKLENLQRTGSYKERGALNRLLALTPAERQQALVTASAGNHAQAVAYHAARLSLKAEIWMPLTTPLIKVSATRAWGAEVVLEGTNFDDTFGAALERCRQNGAIFIHPFDDERVMAGQGTLALELVDQLPKLDAVVVPVGGGGLIAGIAVALKEINPSIQVIGVQTALLPSMLEAVKHGKPVHLAGKSTIADGIAVRSAGEKTMPIVARLVDDLVLVDEEEIAAAVLLLLEREKTLAEGAGAVAVAALMHGKLSLAGKRVAAIVSGGNMDVTLLSRIIERGLVKDGRLVRLRIPLPDHPGALHRLTEVIARNRVNIVETSYHRAFHGAKLSHTVIDLTMETRGHEHCDQLIRALEEAGYEHERIV
- a CDS encoding 1-acyl-sn-glycerol-3-phosphate acyltransferase, which encodes MRTLLILAWWTLMTPLTALLTLPVALLTGNSDFLYRASMWVVRVGVRLAGVRLQIVGRDQLDPARTYIFMSNHVSNLDPPVLIPLLPGRTSVLVKKELFRIPILGFAMRVARLVPVDRRNRDAAIASVRAAADVIRSGLSMTIFPEGTRSLDGRLQPLKKGPFYLAIESGCPIVPVTLLGTYEILPKGKRLIAPEKAVAQIVFHPPISPQDFPDRDALIAAVRDSIASALPEDRR
- the dapF gene encoding diaminopimelate epimerase, with the translated sequence MSAIPFTKAHACGNDFLLIEGKHAPKDLEAFAVKIFDWHQGVGADGVLFNADGSEAEISGNGTRCVAAHLVAQKKRDKLTIRTGAGIKTCALIRHEGHHFEFEIAMGEPQVGDPFSLKMAFGEQLGIPVSMGNPHFVLFVDEFVPGWQAEASEIEHHHDFKFGTNVELVRILAKGEIEIRIFERGVGETRSSGTGSCAAAVAAIASGRAQSPLRVTSPGGSQTVRWEREVFLTGPAEIVCRGEFFIG
- a CDS encoding LD-carboxypeptidase, with product MNAMPGVRNDSSKTPTLLKPPALRPGDRVGIVAPASYFKRELFDRGVAALRRMGYEPVFLDTIFDRDLYFAGSAARRARELEGMFSRDDIRAILCVRGGYGANYLLPHIDLDIVRKHPKIFAGYSDVTCLLTWFHDAAGLVTFHGPMITGDFAREHGVNEMSWQAATAGNFNWELASHQVFGLNPMVPGHAEGALYGGCLSILVASLGTPYEAQTEGKLLFLEDVGAKPYQIDRMLMQMKFAGKFRDVRGIIFGEMMDCIQSPDQPYTLQEIVQRIVGDLRIPIAYGLRSGHVSRENATLPFGVKVALTVTAETVRLEFLESAVAARGIATSGDRTSG
- the ribA gene encoding GTP cyclohydrolase II, which codes for MTPSKHVRKLAEADFPTRWGQFRIVGFEGQFPTGSNGSGERRKETAVALVMGDIHARAPLVRIHSQCLTGDVFGSLRCDCRQQLEMALEMIAAAGCGVLVYEQQEGRGIGLMAKLQAYELQDRGLDTVEANEKLGFAADCRQYALPVEVLKALDLKEIKLLSNNPDKVAAVEAAGIAVRERVPCEPEPRSAHSKRYLRTKKEKMGHLFSK
- a CDS encoding Rrf2 family transcriptional regulator, whose amino-acid sequence is MLSATSEYALRALSRLAQLSRGEAILGRDLSKATGVPQQYLAKIMLSLRNAGLVLATRGTGGGYMLLRPADAIHLIDVVSLFEGPSTWPHCLLRGDRKCTSDKPCTAHAHWGKVRDGYLEFLERTTLIDITEGNAHETQLTRPLRKKRARATTNC
- the mpl gene encoding UDP-N-acetylmuramate:L-alanyl-gamma-D-glutamyl-meso-diaminopimelate ligase translates to MSKHVHLIGICGTAMASLAGMLKQRGFDVRGSDTAVYPPMSDFLASLDIPVAQPYAAQNLDPRPDLVIVGNAISRGNPELERVLNDRIPFQSMAQLLYDEFLRGREIISVAGTHGKTTTTSMLAWIFEAAGRRPSFLIGGIAENFRASFKLDGGRHFIIEGDEYDTAFFDKGPKFLHYFPDAVVLTSVEFDHADIYKDLDSVKTAFKRLVNLVPQRGRIIAWDGAPEVDECVARAFCPVERYGFAGESHWRVTGVRYDTDRTRWSVLRQGKPWAEFDFALAGEYNVLNATAAAAMASTSGIDAAQIAEALSTFQSVKRRLEVKAEIGGITIIDDFAHHPTAIAEALKALHTRYPGRRLWAVLEPRSNTLRRNVFHEALAQSLSMADEVIVAGIFKSEAIPQAERLDVGEVVLAVRRRGTPARQLPDADAIVSAIVPELRSGDVVAILSNGGFGGIYEKLPRSLKSREVSAKA